The genomic DNA TTTAATATTACAGCAAGATGGCTCGCCAAAATTACAAACGATGTTAGCAAATAAAGAAATTGATATGGGACTAATTTCTTTCCCAAATACCTTACCTGAAATTATTCATATTGAACCTTTAGAAACGACTACCAAAGGCTACCATGTTTATGTCGTGGTACCAGAATCAAATCCTCTCTCCCAATATGAAAAATTAACTTTTAAAGATTTGAAAGATCAACGATTTTCATCGTTAAGTGATAATTTTATGATTGGTCGCCTACTACTAGATCGGACTCGGAGCTTCGGTTATGAGCCGAATATCATTTTGCATAACGATGATTTACAAGTACTTCTTTATAGTTTACAAAAAAATAATTCGATTTGTTTGCTGCCGATTGAATATTATGAAGTGGGAAAAAGTCAGGGACTGAAATGGATTCCTTTAAAAGATAAGTTTGACTATTTCCCCATCGGCATTGCTTTGCGCCGCGATTTTAGTATGACAGAAGATGTTAGAGATTTTATACGAATCATTAAAGAAAATTAATGGATAGCCTAGCCTTGATAAGCAAAGACGACTTTACTATCATAAAGTTTCAACACTTTTTCAAATAAGAATTTTGAGAATAAACCCGCGACAATTGGAACAACAAACCAAGAAAAGAGTAAGGGTAAGATCCCTAAGCCCGCATCCAATGAAGCAAGTGGTCCCACGAGTCCAACCAAGCCAAATCCAGCCGATTGTGGGGTTCCTGAAATGTTGAATAGAACCACAGGAATTGCTGAAATAGTCGCTGTAAATAAACAAGGAATTAAAATAATTGGGTATTTAAATAAGTTAGGCATCATCATTTTCATGCCGCCCAAAGAGACAGCCAGTGTCACTCCCGATTGGTTGACATTCCAAGAATTAATCACAAGAACAACAGTTGTGGCTGCAATTCCCATTGCAGCAGCACCTGCAGACAAGCCATTCAACTGAATCGCCAAACCGATTGCCACAGTAGTGATTGGCGAAATAATCAGTGCAGCAAATGAACAAGCAATTAAAATACTCATGATAATTGGCTGGAAATCAGTAAAATTGTTAATCACTTTACCAATGGCGACCGTGATCTGTGTCACATATGGGTAAATCAACATGCCAAACAAGCCTGCACCTACTCCAATAACGATCGGTAAAGCAATGATTTCCACTGAACCGAATTTTTTATCGATGACTAATAAAAGTAAGACTGCAACAGAAGCGGTAATCATAATATTAATGATGTCACCAGTGCCTGCACCAATAAAGCCTTTCACTTCTGAATTAAATTTAATCACGCCAGAGCCAGCAAATGCTGCACCGCCAGCAATCATCATTTTCTGTGGCGTTAAGCCAAATTGAAAAGCAATCAGTCCACCAATAATTAAAGGGGTGGCTAGTTGGAAAATTTGCGCCGCATGAATAATCATTTCGATAATCTTGTATTCTGCAAAATATTTTAAAATGGCTCCTAATACAGCATTGGGAATTAAGGCGATAATGGTGCCGGAAGCTGTTCCAGCTAACACTTTGTTAAAAAATATTCTTGGGGTTAATTGAGCATCCAGTTTATCAGTGGGCATTTTCAACACTCCTATTGATTATTTTTGTTTTTTTAAAACAAGTTTGAGAATGATTGAACTTTCTGTTAGATAAAGAGCGGCCTCAAAGAAGAGCGCTTATTTCTTTGAGGCGCTTTTTATTTAACTAAAGCAAGGAACGATTTTTAATATACATCCGTATCCGCATTATATTTCGCTAAATTATCTTTAACATCTCGCAAGAACTTACCTGCTTGTTGTCCATCTAAAATTCGATGATCAATAGAAAGACATAAATTAACCATATCTGCCACTTTAAAGCCTCCATCTGCGGTTGGCACAAGGCGTTTATTAATTGACTCTACTTGTAATATCGCAGCTTGTGGATGGTTAATAATTCCCATCGATTGGACGGAACCTAGTGTTCCAGTATTATTAAGAGTAAAGGTCCCTCCTTGCATTTCTTTGCTTGCTAGCGTTCCTTGTCGGACTTCTTGTGCCAAGCGATTGATTTCTTTAGCTAGCCCTGCAATCGAATAGTTATCCGCTTGTTGAATCACTGGCACGTAAAGATGCTCGTCTGTCGTTACAGCTATGGATAAATTAACATCTTTATGATAAATAATTGAGCCATCATCCCAAGATGTATTGATTTTTGGATTTTTCTTTAACGCTTGAATGACTGCTTTGGCAAAAAATGGGAAGAAGCTTAGAGACAGGCCTTCTTGTTGTTTAAATTCATCTTTTAATGAATTTCTAAGTTGGACTAAGTTGGTCACATCCGCTTCCACCATTAACCAAGCGTGAGGGATTTCGTTGACACTTTGGACCATTTTTTTAGCAATTGCTTTACGTACAGGATCTGCAGAGACAATTTTATCTGTGGTTGTTTCAGTTGGACTAGCTGTTGCGGCGCTTTCATTTTGCGAAGCAACTGGCTCCTCTGAAATTGAAGGGCTAGTTCCTGGACTCACTGTTTTCTCAGGCGTTCTTGCCTGTGTTGGTGTAAAGTTTGTAACATCTTTTCTAGTAATTCGACCATCACGACCTGTCCCTGTAACTTGTGTTAAATCAATCTTTTTTTCTTGGGCAATTTTAAGGACTGCTGGGGAATAACGACCATTATTTTTTTGATGGGACGTCGCAGTGCTTGTTGTTTCAACCGTTTCATGTTCTTGTGCTTGTTCCGCACTTGCTTCTTTCACTGGTGCTAAAGTAGCTTCTTCTGTTTTTTCGGTTGTTTCTTCTGTCTCTAACGTCATCACCGCTGTTCCGATGGGCACATCTGTATCTAGAGAAATCAGAAATTCTTTTACTACACCATCAAAATCTGATGGGACTTCCGTGGTGACTTTATCAGAAACGACTTCCATTAAGGGATCATAACGTTTCACTGAATCTCCTGGTTTAACTAACCATTGGACAATGGCTGCCTCTGTGACACTTTCGCCTAGATGAGGCATTTTGATTTCTTTTGTGGCCATTTATTTTTTCCTCCTTGCTTCAATTAAAATTCTGCTAATTCTTTCATTGCTGCTAATACTTGCTCTTCATTGATTAAAAATTCTCTTTCTAAAGGTAATGCATAAGGCATGCTTGGACAATCAGGTCCTGCAAGTCGTTGAATCGGTGCATCTAAATCAAAGAGAGCATCTTCTGAAATCATTGCCGCAATTTCACTCATCACGCTGCCTTCTTTATTGTCTTCTGTTACGAGTAAAACCTTCCCTGTTTTCTTAGCTGCAGCTACTAATGTTTCGCGATCTAAAGGATATAATGAGCGAACATCGACGATTTCGGCATCAATTCCTTCAGCGGCTAGTTTTTCCGCCGCAGCTAAAGCTAATTGCAAGGTCATGCCGTAACTAATCACGGTTAAATCACTACCCGTTCTAACGACATTGGCTTTGTCAATTGGTACGATATAATCATCTGCAGGCACTTCATCTTTTAGTAGACGATATAAACGCTTATGTTCGTAAAAAATGACTGGATCATCGGAACGAATCGCTGCTTTAATCATCCCTTTTGCATCATAAGGATTAGAAGGGGTCACAACTCTTAATCCTGGTTGTCCACAAAAAACTTTTTCTGTAGACTGAGAATGATACAGTCCGCCACGAACACCGCCGCCATAAGGGGTCCGATAAACGATTGGCGCAGTCCAATCGCCTTTTGTTCTATAGCGCATTGTCCGAGCCTCTGATAACAATTGATTGGTTGCAGGCAAAATGTAATCCGCAAATTGAAATTCACCAATTGCGCGATAGCCCATTAAACCTAAGCCGACAGCTAAACCACCAATTAAGCCTTCTGTTAACGGTGTATTAAAACAACGCTCGTCACCGTATTTAGCAGCCAAGCCCTTTGTTACACCGAACACGCCGCCTTTGTCGCCGCCGACATCTTCTCCAAAAATAACTACTTTTTCATCACGAGCCATTTCTTCAGAAATTCCTAAGTTAATTGCTTCTAAATAAGTCATCTCAGCCATTATATTTCTTCTCCTCTTCTCTTATTTTGCATACACTTCTTCTAAAATTGATGTCGGTACAGGATCTGGCATTGCTTCTGCTTCATCCGTTGCTTGATTGATTTCTGCACGAATTTCTTCATCAATTTTGGCAATGTCTTCGTCTGTTAAATAGCCCTCTTCTAATAATTGTTTTTCAAAAAGCTTCACTGCATCGTTCTTTTTCATTTCTTCAATTTCTTCTTTTGAACGATAAACAGATTGATCATCGTCAGCGGAATGAGAAGTCAAGCGAGAAACCATTAATTCAATCAATTTTGGTCCTTTTTTCCCGCGAGCCGCTTTTACTGCTTCTTTAAATGCTAGATAGACTTCAGTAAAATCACTACCATCAACGGTTACACCTTCAAAGCCATAAGCTTTCGCGCGATCGGCCATTCGTTTATTGGCATACTGTTCTTCAATTGGGACAGAAATCGCATATTCATTATTTTCAACAACAAAAATGACTGGTAATTTTTTTACGCCTGCAAAGTTCATAGCTTCTTGGACTTCTCCTTGATTGGCAGAGCCTTCCCCAGTGGTGGTCAATGCAACAAAATCAGCTTTTTGAAGTTGCGCTGCATAACCAACACCTGTCGCTAATGGCATTTGTGTACTTACTGTTGAAGAGAAGGAAACAATATTATGCTCTTTTGAACCATAATGATTCGGCATTTGACGACCATGGGAAGAAGGATCCGCTTCTTTTCCAAAAGAACCCATTAAAATATCTTTGGAGGTCATGCCCCAAACCAAGCACGCGGTCATATCACGATAATACGGTAAAAAATAATCTTTTTGAGGATCAAAAGCCATCGCCATCGCTACTTGTGCAACTTCTGCCCCTTGACCAGAAATATTGAAAGAGGTCTTACCAATCCTTGTTAATTGCCACAACCGTTCGTCTAAACGACGTCCTCTTAGTACTTGACGATATGCCTGAATCAATTCTTCTTTTGATAAACCCGATTTTTTAAGCGTTTTCATTTTCATCAACCTTTCTCTATTTGTGAATCGCTAAGCCATAAGTATCTAAGGCTGCTTCTTGCAATACTTCTGTCATTGTTGGATGCGCATGGATTGCTTCACCAATTTCAATGGGCGCGGCATCTAAATACATGGCAGTACTTGCTTCGGCAATTAAATCCGTGACATGTGGCCCAATCATAGAAACCCCTAATAAATCATCGGTCTTCTTGTCACGAATTACTTCTATAAAGCCATCTGTTTCTCCATAAACAAGTGATTTACCATTACCATTAAAATTAAAGGTACCAATCACTACTTCTTTATCTGCTGGTAAAGTTTCTCTAGTATAGCCGACACTTGCTATTTCAGGATTTGTATAAACACCTCGAGGCACGTTTGTATAATTTAAAGGTTCAACTGTCTCGCCTAAAAGATGCTGAACAGCTAACTCTCCTTCTTTCATAGCCACATGTGCTAGTTGGAGTGTATCGATACAATCACCGATCGCATAAATATGTCCTTCTGTGGTTTGATAAAATTCATTTACTTCAATGCCTTTGTCAGTATATTTCACTGAGGTATTCTGTAACCCTAACTTATTGATATTGGGTTGACGCCCAATTGCTACCATGACTTTGTCAACAGCGAGGCTTTCTTGTCCTGCAACTTCTATTTGAACCTTCTGCCCGGTAACTTTCGCTTCTTGGACTTTGCTACCTAATAAAATGTTAATTCCTCGTTGCTCTAAACGTTTCTTTAATTCTTTAGAAATTGTTGCACTCTCATTTATAAGTAACCGATCCAAAAATTCAATGATAGTTACG from Enterococcus faecalis includes the following:
- a CDS encoding thiamine pyrophosphate-dependent dehydrogenase E1 component subunit alpha, whose product is MKMKTLKKSGLSKEELIQAYRQVLRGRRLDERLWQLTRIGKTSFNISGQGAEVAQVAMAMAFDPQKDYFLPYYRDMTACLVWGMTSKDILMGSFGKEADPSSHGRQMPNHYGSKEHNIVSFSSTVSTQMPLATGVGYAAQLQKADFVALTTTGEGSANQGEVQEAMNFAGVKKLPVIFVVENNEYAISVPIEEQYANKRMADRAKAYGFEGVTVDGSDFTEVYLAFKEAVKAARGKKGPKLIELMVSRLTSHSADDDQSVYRSKEEIEEMKKNDAVKLFEKQLLEEGYLTDEDIAKIDEEIRAEINQATDEAEAMPDPVPTSILEEVYAK
- a CDS encoding LysR family transcriptional regulator: MNIQLLKYFIEIVNTRSLSAAARNLFVTQPTLSLALKKMESELGTALFDHSDQPFQLTDTGVYLYEHGQEVVFQFDQLVTDIREMNQKPVKKQLRLGLTTLFAVQFMKEISRFLTTHPHVNLILQQDGSPKLQTMLANKEIDMGLISFPNTLPEIIHIEPLETTTKGYHVYVVVPESNPLSQYEKLTFKDLKDQRFSSLSDNFMIGRLLLDRTRSFGYEPNIILHNDDLQVLLYSLQKNNSICLLPIEYYEVGKSQGLKWIPLKDKFDYFPIGIALRRDFSMTEDVRDFIRIIKEN
- a CDS encoding alpha-ketoacid dehydrogenase subunit beta, which codes for MAEMTYLEAINLGISEEMARDEKVVIFGEDVGGDKGGVFGVTKGLAAKYGDERCFNTPLTEGLIGGLAVGLGLMGYRAIGEFQFADYILPATNQLLSEARTMRYRTKGDWTAPIVYRTPYGGGVRGGLYHSQSTEKVFCGQPGLRVVTPSNPYDAKGMIKAAIRSDDPVIFYEHKRLYRLLKDEVPADDYIVPIDKANVVRTGSDLTVISYGMTLQLALAAAEKLAAEGIDAEIVDVRSLYPLDRETLVAAAKKTGKVLLVTEDNKEGSVMSEIAAMISEDALFDLDAPIQRLAGPDCPSMPYALPLEREFLINEEQVLAAMKELAEF
- the lpdA gene encoding dihydrolipoyl dehydrogenase — encoded protein: MAEQTDLLILGGGTGGYVAAIRAAQKGLNVTIVEKYKLGGTCLHKGCIPTKALLRSAEVFDTLKQAASFGIETEAASIDFSKIQQRKEGIIEQLHKGVEGLCKKNKIKILAGEGAILGPSIFSPVSGAVAVTFNDPTREEEIIVPKNVIIATGSSPKTLPNLPLDEEFILSSDGMLELEELPESIAIIGGGVIGVEWASLLNSLGVNVTIIEFLDRLLINESATISKELKKRLEQRGINILLGSKVQEAKVTGQKVQIEVAGQESLAVDKVMVAIGRQPNINKLGLQNTSVKYTDKGIEVNEFYQTTEGHIYAIGDCIDTLQLAHVAMKEGELAVQHLLGETVEPLNYTNVPRGVYTNPEIASVGYTRETLPADKEVVIGTFNFNGNGKSLVYGETDGFIEVIRDKKTDDLLGVSMIGPHVTDLIAEASTAMYLDAAPIEIGEAIHAHPTMTEVLQEAALDTYGLAIHK
- a CDS encoding PTS sugar transporter subunit IIC gives rise to the protein MPTDKLDAQLTPRIFFNKVLAGTASGTIIALIPNAVLGAILKYFAEYKIIEMIIHAAQIFQLATPLIIGGLIAFQFGLTPQKMMIAGGAAFAGSGVIKFNSEVKGFIGAGTGDIINIMITASVAVLLLLVIDKKFGSVEIIALPIVIGVGAGLFGMLIYPYVTQITVAIGKVINNFTDFQPIIMSILIACSFAALIISPITTVAIGLAIQLNGLSAGAAAMGIAATTVVLVINSWNVNQSGVTLAVSLGGMKMMMPNLFKYPIILIPCLFTATISAIPVVLFNISGTPQSAGFGLVGLVGPLASLDAGLGILPLLFSWFVVPIVAGLFSKFLFEKVLKLYDSKVVFAYQG